A genome region from Apus apus isolate bApuApu2 chromosome 2, bApuApu2.pri.cur, whole genome shotgun sequence includes the following:
- the MYC gene encoding myc proto-oncogene protein has translation MPLSAGFPSKNYDYDYDSVQPYFYFEEEEENFYLAAQQRGSELQPPAPSEDIWKKFELLPTPPLSPSRRSSLAAAASCFPSTADQLEIVTELLGGDMVNQSFICDPDDESFVKSIIIQDCMWSGFSAAAKLEKVVSEKLASYQAARREGGPAARPGPPPGGPQPPPGLAPSAAASAGLYLHDLGAAAADCIDPSVVFPYPLSERAPRAGPPGASPASLLGDDTPPSTSSDSEEEQEEDEEVDVVTLVEANESESSTESSTESSTDTSEEHSKPHHSPLVLKRCHVNIHQHNYAAPPSTKVEYPAAKRLKLDSGRVLKQISNNRKCSSPRTSDSEENDKRRTHNVLERQRRNELKLSFFALRDQIPEVANNEKAPKVVILKKATEYVLSIQSDEHRLIAEKEQLRRRREQLKHKLEQLRNSCA, from the exons ATGCCGCTCAGCGCCGGCTTCCCCAGCAAGAACTACGACTATGACTACGACTCGGTGCAGCCCTATTTCTACttcgaggaggaggaggagaacttCTACCTGGCGGCGCAGCAGCGGGGAAGCGAGCTGCAGCCCCCCGCCCCGTCTGAGGACATCTGGAAGAAGTTTGAATTGCTGCCCACGCCGCCTCTCTCCCCCAGCCGCCGCTCAAGCCtggccgccgccgcctcctgcTTCCCTTCCACCGCCGACCAGCTGGAGATAGTGACCGAGCTTCTCGGGGGAGACATGGTCAACCAGAGCTTCATCTGCGACCCGGATGATGAGTCGTTCGTCAAGTCCATCATCATCCAGGACTGCATGTGGAGCGGCTTCTCCGCCGCCGCCAAGCTGGAGAAGGTGGTCTCCGAGAAGCTGGCCTCCTACCAGGCGGCCCGACGGGAGGGGGGTCcagccgcccggcccggcccgccgcccgGGGGGCCGCAGCCGCCGCCCGGCCTCGCCCCCTCCGCCGCCGCTTCAGCCGGTCTGTACCTGCACGATCtgggggccgccgccgccgacTGCATCGACCCCTCGGTGGTCTTTCCCTACCCGCTCAGCGAGCGGgccccgcgggccgggccgcccggcGCCAGCCCCGCGTCCCTGTTGGGCGACGACACGCCGCCCTCCACCAGCAGCGACTCAG AAGAAGAacaagaggaagatgaagaagtTGATGTCGTTACATTAGTTGAAGCGAATGAATCCGAATCCAGCacagagtccagcacagagtcCAGTACAGACACATCAGAAGAGCACAGTAAGCCCCACCACAGCCCGCTGGTTCTCAAACGGTGTCACGTCAACATCCATCAGCACAATTATGCTGCTCCTCCCTCCACCAAGGTTGAATACCCAGCTGCAAAAAGGCTAAAGTTGGACAGTGGCAGAGTTCTCAAACAGATCAGCAACAACCGAAAATGCTCAAGTCCCCGCACGTCAGATTCAGAAGAGAATGACAAGAGGCGAACGCACAATGTCTTGGAGCGCCAGAGGAGGAACGAGCTGAAGCTGAGTTTCTTTGCCTTGCGTGACCAGATACCTGAGGTGGCCAACAACGAAAAGGCGCCCAAGGTTGTCATCCTGAAAAAAGCAACGGAGTATGTTCTGTCCATCCAGTCAGACGAGCACAGACTGATCGCAGAGAAAGAGCAGTTGAGGCGGAGGAGAGAACAGTTGAAACACAAACTCGAGCAGCTAAGGAACTCTTGTGCATAG